In Cyprinus carpio isolate SPL01 chromosome B7, ASM1834038v1, whole genome shotgun sequence, a genomic segment contains:
- the gc2 gene encoding retinal guanylyl cyclase 2 isoform X1, with the protein MQRPSSAFHSLRPARATRGLQIPDQSTHKYTYLCLWPLLSTVSFLCLFPATFAATVRVGVVGPWSCDPLFTKAQPGVAAQLAVDHINRDPYLSQGITFDYVILEEDCETSQAFARFLGFYTRASGFIGPVNPGYCEAASLLGKSWNKAVFSWSCIGHELDDARSHPTFARTMPLPSLVLLRFMHHFRWAHVGIITSAEDAWFEAGLKLASALRSHGMPVSIVASVRNDHTSVRKTLARVKKVADLRLVILVMHSVLIGGGTQKLLLETAYDMQMTDGSLVFLSYDTLFYSLPYHHVTQPALRHNSKLLRAYDAVLTITIESPQEQSFYQAFERAQEQGELPRNLRPQQVSPLFGTIYSSIVFMAHAVQSVRASGQWMSGGNIAQNARNLLSKGFSLQANFSDFGTLDYVVLDTDGFSWELQPTHHIEMQTDMVRFLGWPIHFPPAGPPKTDSSCWFTHGLICRGGVNLLHMVLIFLSGFLFIFFSIGCSYCIRRKISKIRMVRGPNKILLTLNDVTFINPSLSNKKLSLDDSKASDSRMSISERSLKSPLSIQSPATYENSNVVIYEGDWAWLKRLPYGNFRSITPHTSDVFELMKDMRHENVNPFLGFFHDCGVFAIVTEYCSRGSLEDLLLNDDVKLDWMFKSSLILDLIKGMKYLHHRNICHGRLKSRNCVVDGRFVLKITDYGYNEVLEAQRFPYVEPPAETLLWTAPEILRGPYPGLYGSHPGDVYSFSIIMQEVVMRGPPYCMLENSFDEIVQKIRKPPPMCRPIVSPDHAPMECIQLMKQCWNEQPEKRPTFDEIFDQFKNVNKGKKTNIIDSMLRMLEQYSSNLEELIRERTEELEIEKQKTEKLLTQMLPTSVAEALKRGTTVEPEYFDSVSLYFSDIVGFTTISANSEPIEVVDLLNDLYTTFDAVIGDHDVYKVETIGDAYMVASGVPMPNGNRHAAEIANMALDILSAVGTFKMRHMPDVPVRIRIGLHTGSCVAGVVGLTMPRYCLFGDTVTTASRMESTGLPYRIHVHSSTVKVLMELKSGYKVELRARTELKGKGVEETYWLTGRDGFTKPLPVPPVLKSGCESKDFKVMLKKAVRKISTVRQVAQITLADEGNVMIHHH; encoded by the exons ATGCAACGGCCATCCAGTGCCTTTCACAGCTTACGTCCAGCACGGGCCACCAGAGGACTCCAGATCCCTGACCAAAGCACTCATAAATATACCTATTTGTGTCTCTGGCCACTGTTGTCTACTGTAAGCTTCCTGTGCCTTTTCCCTGCCACCTTTGCTGCCACCGTTAGGGTTGGGGTGGTGGGTCCTTGGTCATGTGACCCTCTCTTTACTAAAGCTCAGCCTGGCGTGGCTGCACAGTTAGCTGTGGATCACATTAACAGGGACCCTTACCTCTCTCAAGGCATCACGTTTGATTATGTCATCCTGGAGGAGGACTGTGAGACGTCCCAGGCTTTTGCCCGTTTCCTTGGTTTCTACACACGGGCGTCTGGGTTTATTGGTCCAGTGAACCCAggttactgtgaagctgcttctCTGCTAGGAAAGAGTTGGAATAAGGCGGTGTTTTCCTGGTCTTGTATTGGACATGAGTTGGATGACGCCCGTAGTCACCCTACGTTTGCCCGCACCATGCCCCTACCCTCCCTCGTCCTTCTGCGCTTCATGCACCACTTTCGCTGGGCACATGTGGGCATCATTACATCAGCAGAGGATGCCTGGTTTGAGGCGGGTTTAAAGCTGGCCAGTGCCCTGAGGAGTCATGGGATGCCTGTTAGCATTGTGGCATCTGTTCGTAATGACCACACCAGTGTGCGTAAGACCCTGGCCAGAGTCAAGAAAGTGGCAGATCTCCGCT TGGTCATCCTCGTTATGCACTCGGTGTTGATTGGTGGAGGAACCCAGAAGCTGCTGTTGGAGACAGCTTATGACATGCAGATGACAGACGGCTCGCTGGTGTTTTTATCTTACGATACACTCTTTTACAGTCTGCCCTACCATCATGTAACCCAGCCTGCCCTGCGCCATAACAGCAAGCTGCTACGAGCCTATGATGCCGTGCTCACCATCACTATAGAGTCTCCACAGGAACAGTCTTTCTACCAAGCTTTTGAAAGGGCCCAGGAGCAAGGAGAGCTTCCCAGGAACCTTAGACCACAGCAG GTGTCCCCATTGTTTGGGACCATCTACTCTTCCATTGTGTTCATGGCTCATGCTGTGCAAAGTGTCAGGGCTTCAGGTCAGTGGATGTCTGGGGGGAACATCGCCCAGAATGCCCGAAACCTGCTATCCAAAGGTTTTAGCCTACAAGCAAACTTCTCTGACTTTGGCACGCTGGACTACGTGGTGCTGGACACAGATGGCTTTTCTTGGGAGTTGCAACCTACACACCATATTGAGATGCAGACAGATATGGTGCGTTTTCTGGGATGGCCGATTCATTTCCCCCCAGCTGGACCACCAAAAACTGATTCCAGCTGCTGGTTTACACATGGGCTCATCTGCCgtggag GCGTGAATCTTTTACACATGGTTTTAATCTTCCTGTCTGGTTTTCTGTTCATCTTCTTCTCAATTGGCTGTTCTTACTGCATCAG GCGTAAAATTAGTAAGATCCGAATGGTGCGGGGTCCAAATAAGATTTTACTGACTTTAAATGATGTCACATTCATCAACCCATCCCTGAGCAATAAG AAGCTGAGCTTGGATGACAGCAAGGCCAGTGACTCAAGAATGAGCATTTCAGAGCGAAGCCTCAAGTCTCCATTGTCTATTCAGTCGCCAGCCACCTACGAAAATTCTAATGTTGTCATCTATGAG GGTGATTGGGCATGGCTCAAAAGGCTGCCATATGGAAATTTCCGGAGCATCACTCCTCATACCAGTGATGTGTTTGAACTG ATGAAAGATATGAGGCACGAGAATGTGAACCCCTTTCTCGGCTTCTTCCATGACTGTGGAGTGTTTGCCATAGTAACAGAGTATTGTTCGCGCGGCAGCTTGGAAGATCTGTTGCTCAATGATGACGTCAAACTGGACTGGATGTTCAAGTCCTCTCTCATTCTAGACCTCATCAAG GGTATGAAATATCTTCACCACAGGAACATCTGTCATGGAAGGCTTAAATCCAGGAACTGTGTGGTCGATGGGCGTTTCGTGCTCAAAATCACAGACTACGGCTACAACGAGGTTTTGGAGGCTCAGAGATTTCCTTATGTTGAACCTCCAGCTGAAA CCCTTCTGTGGACCGCCCCTGAGATTCTGAGAGGACCCTACCCTGGTCTGTATGGCAGTCACCCTGGTGATGTGTACAGTTTCTCAATCATCATGCAAGAAGTGGTCATGCGAGGGCCTCCGTACTGCATGCTGGAGAACTCTTTTGATG AAATTGTCCAGAAGATCCGGAAGCCTCCTCCAATGTGCCGGCCCATTGTGTCCCCGGATCATGCTCCCATGGAGTGTATTCAGCTTATGAAGCAGTGCTGGAATGAACAGCCAGAGAAGAGACCCACATTTGATGAAATCTTTGACCAG TTCAAGAATGTTAATAAAGGGAAAAAGACCAACATCATAGACTCCATGTTGCGAATGCTGGAGCAATATTCCTCCAACCTGGAGGAACTGATCAGGGAAAGGACAGAGGAGCTGGAAATAGAGAAACAAAAGACTGAGAAACTCCTCACACAAATGTTGCCCAC GTCAGTGGCAGAGGCTCTGAAGCGGGGCACTACAGTCGAACCAGAGTATTTTGACAGTGTCAGTCTTTATTTCAGTGATATTGTTGGCTTCACCACAATCTCAGCCAACAGCGAGCCCATAGAAGTGGTCGACCTCCTCAATGACCTTTACACAACATTTGATGCTGTAATTGGCGATCATGACGTCTATAAG GTGGAGACCATTGGTGACGCATACATGGTAGCATCAGGTGTGCCCATGCCCAATGGGAACCGACATGCAGCCGAGATTGCAAACATGGCCCTGGACATCCTGAGTGCTGTTGGCACCTTCAAAATGAGACATATGCCTGATGTACCAGTCCGCATCCGAATAGGACTTCACACAG GTTCCTGTGTGGCCGGTGTTGTGGGGTTGACCATGCCACGGTACTGTCTGTTTGGGGACACGGTCACCACTGCTTCCAGAATGGAGTCTACAGGATTGC cgTACAGAATCCATGTCCATTCCAGTACAGTGAAGGTCCTGATGGAGCTGAAATCGGGGTACAAAGTAGAGCTGAGAGCCAGAACAGAACTCAAG GGCAAAGGTGTAGAAGAAACCTACTGGCTCACCGGGAGAGATGGCTTCACCAAACCACTTCCCGTGCCGCCCGTACTCAAGTCAGG ATGCGAATCAAAAGATTTTAAGGTGATGCTTAAGAAGGCAGTGAGGAAGATCTCCACCGTGCGCCAGGTGGCTCAGATCACCCTAGCCGATGAGGGCAATGTCATGATACACCATCACTGA
- the gc2 gene encoding retinal guanylyl cyclase 2 isoform X2 → MQRPSSAFHSLRPARATRGLQIPDQSTHKYTYLCLWPLLSTVSFLCLFPATFAATVRVGVVGPWSCDPLFTKAQPGVAAQLAVDHINRDPYLSQGITFDYVILEEDCETSQAFARFLGFYTRASGFIGPVNPGYCEAASLLGKSWNKAVFSWSCIGHELDDARSHPTFARTMPLPSLVLLRFMHHFRWAHVGIITSAEDAWFEAGLKLASALRSHGMPVSIVASVRNDHTSVRKTLARVKKVADLRLVILVMHSVLIGGGTQKLLLETAYDMQMTDGSLVFLSYDTLFYSLPYHHVTQPALRHNSKLLRAYDAVLTITIESPQEQSFYQAFERAQEQGELPRNLRPQQVSPLFGTIYSSIVFMAHAVQSVRASGQWMSGGNIAQNARNLLSKGFSLQANFSDFGTLDYVVLDTDGFSWELQPTHHIEMQTDMVRFLGWPIHFPPAGPPKTDSSCWFTHGLICRGGVNLLHMVLIFLSGFLFIFFSIGCSYCIRRKISKIRMVRGPNKILLTLNDVTFINPSLSNKKLSLDDSKASDSRMSISERSLKSPLSIQSPATYENSNVVIYEGDWAWLKRLPYGNFRSITPHTSDVFELMKDMRHENVNPFLGFFHDCGVFAIVTEYCSRGSLEDLLLNDDVKLDWMFKSSLILDLIKGMKYLHHRNICHGRLKSRNCVVDGRFVLKITDYGYNEVLEAQRFPYVEPPAETLLWTAPEILRGPYPGLYGSHPGDVYSFSIIMQEVVMRGPPYCMLENSFDEIVQKIRKPPPMCRPIVSPDHAPMECIQLMKQCWNEQPEKRPTFDEIFDQFKNVNKGKKTNIIDSMLRMLEQYSSNLEELIRERTEELEIEKQKTEKLLTQMLPTSVAEALKRGTTVEPEYFDSVSLYFSDIVGFTTISANSEPIEVVDLLNDLYTTFDAVIGDHDVYKVETIGDAYMVASGVPMPNGNRHAAEIANMALDILSAVGTFKMRHMPDVPVRIRIGLHTGSCVAGVVGLTMPRYCLFGDTVTTASRMESTGLPYRIHVHSSTVKVLMELKSGYKVELRARTELKGKGVEETYWLTGRDGFTKPLPVPPVLKSGQMAHGLQMEEIAAYKKRKAEAQLAKKKN, encoded by the exons ATGCAACGGCCATCCAGTGCCTTTCACAGCTTACGTCCAGCACGGGCCACCAGAGGACTCCAGATCCCTGACCAAAGCACTCATAAATATACCTATTTGTGTCTCTGGCCACTGTTGTCTACTGTAAGCTTCCTGTGCCTTTTCCCTGCCACCTTTGCTGCCACCGTTAGGGTTGGGGTGGTGGGTCCTTGGTCATGTGACCCTCTCTTTACTAAAGCTCAGCCTGGCGTGGCTGCACAGTTAGCTGTGGATCACATTAACAGGGACCCTTACCTCTCTCAAGGCATCACGTTTGATTATGTCATCCTGGAGGAGGACTGTGAGACGTCCCAGGCTTTTGCCCGTTTCCTTGGTTTCTACACACGGGCGTCTGGGTTTATTGGTCCAGTGAACCCAggttactgtgaagctgcttctCTGCTAGGAAAGAGTTGGAATAAGGCGGTGTTTTCCTGGTCTTGTATTGGACATGAGTTGGATGACGCCCGTAGTCACCCTACGTTTGCCCGCACCATGCCCCTACCCTCCCTCGTCCTTCTGCGCTTCATGCACCACTTTCGCTGGGCACATGTGGGCATCATTACATCAGCAGAGGATGCCTGGTTTGAGGCGGGTTTAAAGCTGGCCAGTGCCCTGAGGAGTCATGGGATGCCTGTTAGCATTGTGGCATCTGTTCGTAATGACCACACCAGTGTGCGTAAGACCCTGGCCAGAGTCAAGAAAGTGGCAGATCTCCGCT TGGTCATCCTCGTTATGCACTCGGTGTTGATTGGTGGAGGAACCCAGAAGCTGCTGTTGGAGACAGCTTATGACATGCAGATGACAGACGGCTCGCTGGTGTTTTTATCTTACGATACACTCTTTTACAGTCTGCCCTACCATCATGTAACCCAGCCTGCCCTGCGCCATAACAGCAAGCTGCTACGAGCCTATGATGCCGTGCTCACCATCACTATAGAGTCTCCACAGGAACAGTCTTTCTACCAAGCTTTTGAAAGGGCCCAGGAGCAAGGAGAGCTTCCCAGGAACCTTAGACCACAGCAG GTGTCCCCATTGTTTGGGACCATCTACTCTTCCATTGTGTTCATGGCTCATGCTGTGCAAAGTGTCAGGGCTTCAGGTCAGTGGATGTCTGGGGGGAACATCGCCCAGAATGCCCGAAACCTGCTATCCAAAGGTTTTAGCCTACAAGCAAACTTCTCTGACTTTGGCACGCTGGACTACGTGGTGCTGGACACAGATGGCTTTTCTTGGGAGTTGCAACCTACACACCATATTGAGATGCAGACAGATATGGTGCGTTTTCTGGGATGGCCGATTCATTTCCCCCCAGCTGGACCACCAAAAACTGATTCCAGCTGCTGGTTTACACATGGGCTCATCTGCCgtggag GCGTGAATCTTTTACACATGGTTTTAATCTTCCTGTCTGGTTTTCTGTTCATCTTCTTCTCAATTGGCTGTTCTTACTGCATCAG GCGTAAAATTAGTAAGATCCGAATGGTGCGGGGTCCAAATAAGATTTTACTGACTTTAAATGATGTCACATTCATCAACCCATCCCTGAGCAATAAG AAGCTGAGCTTGGATGACAGCAAGGCCAGTGACTCAAGAATGAGCATTTCAGAGCGAAGCCTCAAGTCTCCATTGTCTATTCAGTCGCCAGCCACCTACGAAAATTCTAATGTTGTCATCTATGAG GGTGATTGGGCATGGCTCAAAAGGCTGCCATATGGAAATTTCCGGAGCATCACTCCTCATACCAGTGATGTGTTTGAACTG ATGAAAGATATGAGGCACGAGAATGTGAACCCCTTTCTCGGCTTCTTCCATGACTGTGGAGTGTTTGCCATAGTAACAGAGTATTGTTCGCGCGGCAGCTTGGAAGATCTGTTGCTCAATGATGACGTCAAACTGGACTGGATGTTCAAGTCCTCTCTCATTCTAGACCTCATCAAG GGTATGAAATATCTTCACCACAGGAACATCTGTCATGGAAGGCTTAAATCCAGGAACTGTGTGGTCGATGGGCGTTTCGTGCTCAAAATCACAGACTACGGCTACAACGAGGTTTTGGAGGCTCAGAGATTTCCTTATGTTGAACCTCCAGCTGAAA CCCTTCTGTGGACCGCCCCTGAGATTCTGAGAGGACCCTACCCTGGTCTGTATGGCAGTCACCCTGGTGATGTGTACAGTTTCTCAATCATCATGCAAGAAGTGGTCATGCGAGGGCCTCCGTACTGCATGCTGGAGAACTCTTTTGATG AAATTGTCCAGAAGATCCGGAAGCCTCCTCCAATGTGCCGGCCCATTGTGTCCCCGGATCATGCTCCCATGGAGTGTATTCAGCTTATGAAGCAGTGCTGGAATGAACAGCCAGAGAAGAGACCCACATTTGATGAAATCTTTGACCAG TTCAAGAATGTTAATAAAGGGAAAAAGACCAACATCATAGACTCCATGTTGCGAATGCTGGAGCAATATTCCTCCAACCTGGAGGAACTGATCAGGGAAAGGACAGAGGAGCTGGAAATAGAGAAACAAAAGACTGAGAAACTCCTCACACAAATGTTGCCCAC GTCAGTGGCAGAGGCTCTGAAGCGGGGCACTACAGTCGAACCAGAGTATTTTGACAGTGTCAGTCTTTATTTCAGTGATATTGTTGGCTTCACCACAATCTCAGCCAACAGCGAGCCCATAGAAGTGGTCGACCTCCTCAATGACCTTTACACAACATTTGATGCTGTAATTGGCGATCATGACGTCTATAAG GTGGAGACCATTGGTGACGCATACATGGTAGCATCAGGTGTGCCCATGCCCAATGGGAACCGACATGCAGCCGAGATTGCAAACATGGCCCTGGACATCCTGAGTGCTGTTGGCACCTTCAAAATGAGACATATGCCTGATGTACCAGTCCGCATCCGAATAGGACTTCACACAG GTTCCTGTGTGGCCGGTGTTGTGGGGTTGACCATGCCACGGTACTGTCTGTTTGGGGACACGGTCACCACTGCTTCCAGAATGGAGTCTACAGGATTGC cgTACAGAATCCATGTCCATTCCAGTACAGTGAAGGTCCTGATGGAGCTGAAATCGGGGTACAAAGTAGAGCTGAGAGCCAGAACAGAACTCAAG GGCAAAGGTGTAGAAGAAACCTACTGGCTCACCGGGAGAGATGGCTTCACCAAACCACTTCCCGTGCCGCCCGTACTCAAGTCAGG GCAAATGGCTCATGGCTTGCAGATGGAGGAGATAGCCGCATACAAGAAGCGGAAAGCTGAAGCACAGCttgcaaagaagaaaaactga